Proteins encoded together in one Brienomyrus brachyistius isolate T26 unplaced genomic scaffold, BBRACH_0.4 scaffold75, whole genome shotgun sequence window:
- the LOC125726771 gene encoding proline-rich protein 29-like isoform X2 codes for MAWIDGTYSQIQPCYQDTQNVQIIQQPAPQQPTTIFQQIQSAVPYPSQLIRRAHVKEDLVELMMIQNAQMHQVIMSNMTMSALSSFGYCQAPPATEPFAHPVTVEDESPEICHHYYQPVPLCLCPSWIAPPQPQPGIAYQACSDHQAPIITSLRDRRAIPSPSPPTPRALWTEGPGIPPAAVRVSQHCEGKRARDEDPSSQVWRPTMQVTRCTRRKSL; via the exons ATGGCGTGGATAGACGGCACATACTCGCAAATCCAGCCATGTTACCAAGACActcaaaatgtgcagattattcAGCAACCC GCTCCACAACAGCCCACTACGATCTTCCAGCAGATTCAGTCAGCTGTGCCATATCCATCTCAACTCATTCGCCGGGCACATGTCAAGGAAG ATCTGGTGGAACTGATGATGATCCAAAATGCCCAGATGCACCAGGTGATTATGAGCAACATGACCATGTCTGCGCTCAGCTCCTTCGGCTACTGTCAGGCCCCTCCGGCTACAGAG CCTTTTGCACACCCTGTGACCGTGGAGGACGAGAGCCCCGAGATCTGCCACCATTACTATCAACCAGTCCCGCTCTGCCTCTGCCCTTCCTGGATCGCCCCGCCTCAGCCCCAGCCAGGAATCGCATACCAGGCCTGCAGCGACCACCAGGCGCCGATCATTACTTCCCTCAGAGACAG GAGGGCTATCCCATCTCCATCTCCACCCACACCCAGAGCATTGTGGACTGAGGGGCCTGGCATCCCACCTGCAGCAG TTAGAGTCTCGCAGCACTGTGAAGGGAAGCGTGCAAGAGATGAGGATCCGTCTTCGCAAGTATGGAGGCCGACCATGCAAGTGACGAGATGTACGAGAAGAAAATCGCTCTGA
- the LOC125726771 gene encoding proline-rich protein 29-like isoform X1: protein MAWIDGTYSQIQPCYQDTQNVQIIQQPAPQQPTTIFQQIQSAVPYPSQLIRRAHVKEDLVELMMIQNAQMHQVIMSNMTMSALSSFGYCQAPPATEVPISQPFAHPVTVEDESPEICHHYYQPVPLCLCPSWIAPPQPQPGIAYQACSDHQAPIITSLRDRRAIPSPSPPTPRALWTEGPGIPPAAVRVSQHCEGKRARDEDPSSQVWRPTMQVTRCTRRKSL, encoded by the exons ATGGCGTGGATAGACGGCACATACTCGCAAATCCAGCCATGTTACCAAGACActcaaaatgtgcagattattcAGCAACCC GCTCCACAACAGCCCACTACGATCTTCCAGCAGATTCAGTCAGCTGTGCCATATCCATCTCAACTCATTCGCCGGGCACATGTCAAGGAAG ATCTGGTGGAACTGATGATGATCCAAAATGCCCAGATGCACCAGGTGATTATGAGCAACATGACCATGTCTGCGCTCAGCTCCTTCGGCTACTGTCAGGCCCCTCCGGCTACAGAGGTACCGATCAGTCAA CCTTTTGCACACCCTGTGACCGTGGAGGACGAGAGCCCCGAGATCTGCCACCATTACTATCAACCAGTCCCGCTCTGCCTCTGCCCTTCCTGGATCGCCCCGCCTCAGCCCCAGCCAGGAATCGCATACCAGGCCTGCAGCGACCACCAGGCGCCGATCATTACTTCCCTCAGAGACAG GAGGGCTATCCCATCTCCATCTCCACCCACACCCAGAGCATTGTGGACTGAGGGGCCTGGCATCCCACCTGCAGCAG TTAGAGTCTCGCAGCACTGTGAAGGGAAGCGTGCAAGAGATGAGGATCCGTCTTCGCAAGTATGGAGGCCGACCATGCAAGTGACGAGATGTACGAGAAGAAAATCGCTCTGA
- the LOC125726771 gene encoding proline-rich protein 29-like isoform X3: protein MAWIDGTYSQIQPCYQDTQNVQIIQQPAPQQPTTIFQQIQSAVPYPSQLIRRAHVKEDLVELMMIQNAQMHQVIMSNMTMSALSSFGYCQAPPATEVPISQPFAHPVTVEDESPEICHHYYQPVPLCLCPSWIAPPQPQPGIAYQACSDHQAPIITSLRDRRAIPSPSPPTPRALWTEGPGIPPAAESRSTVKGSVQEMRIRLRKYGGRPCK from the exons ATGGCGTGGATAGACGGCACATACTCGCAAATCCAGCCATGTTACCAAGACActcaaaatgtgcagattattcAGCAACCC GCTCCACAACAGCCCACTACGATCTTCCAGCAGATTCAGTCAGCTGTGCCATATCCATCTCAACTCATTCGCCGGGCACATGTCAAGGAAG ATCTGGTGGAACTGATGATGATCCAAAATGCCCAGATGCACCAGGTGATTATGAGCAACATGACCATGTCTGCGCTCAGCTCCTTCGGCTACTGTCAGGCCCCTCCGGCTACAGAGGTACCGATCAGTCAA CCTTTTGCACACCCTGTGACCGTGGAGGACGAGAGCCCCGAGATCTGCCACCATTACTATCAACCAGTCCCGCTCTGCCTCTGCCCTTCCTGGATCGCCCCGCCTCAGCCCCAGCCAGGAATCGCATACCAGGCCTGCAGCGACCACCAGGCGCCGATCATTACTTCCCTCAGAGACAG GAGGGCTATCCCATCTCCATCTCCACCCACACCCAGAGCATTGTGGACTGAGGGGCCTGGCATCCCACCTGCAGCAG AGTCTCGCAGCACTGTGAAGGGAAGCGTGCAAGAGATGAGGATCCGTCTTCGCAAGTATGGAGGCCGACCATGCAAGTGA
- the LOC125726750 gene encoding telethonin, whose protein sequence is MQGRTMLVKQGGNVAGARLACSVRDGNPTRKESHSADWNSVELKTQPEDGQTVHEVDKDRHESFSRQWEARRLVQACPSGVIRLGTLEQGVREYQQLPYRNVLPLPIFTPTELGVRLGRGAPHTLEDLRTFPVPDGSCPTKREVCDITKDLPPVQPMRMDFAKAPRSLGRSMSQEAQRG, encoded by the exons ATGCAGGGCCGTACCATGCTGGTGAAGCAGGGGGGAAACGTGGCGGGGGCCAGGCTGGCCTGCAGCGTGCGGGACGGAAACCCGACACGGAAGGAGAGCCACAGCGCCGACTGGAACAGCGTGGAGCTGAAGACGCAGCCAGAAGATGG GCAAACCGTGCACGAGGTGGACAAGGATCGGCACGAATCCTTCTCCCGCCAGTGGGAGGCGCGGCGGTTGGTGCAGGCATGCCCCTCGGGGGTGATTCGCCTGGGCACCCTGGAGCAGGGGGTGAGAGAGTACCAACAGCTACCCTACAGGAACGTCCTGCCCCTGCCCATCTTCACCCCCACTGAGCTGGGCGTCCGGCTGGGCCGCGGCGCCCCCCACACCCTGGAGGACCTGCGCACCTTCCCCGTCCCCGACGGCTCCTGCCCCACCAAGAGGGAGGTATGCGACATCACCAAGGACCTGCCGCCGGTGCAGCCAATGCGCATGGACTTTGCCAAGGCGCCCAGATCTCTGGGCCGCTCCATGTCACAGGAAGCCCAGAGGGGGTGA